A window of Variovorax sp. HW608 genomic DNA:
CGAGGTGCGCGCCGCCGGCGTCGCGGGCTGGGCCCATGCGCTCGACGTCAGCGATGCTGAGGCTTGCTCGGCGCTCGCGGCCACGGTCGCCGAGCAGGCCGGCGCGGTCGACACGCTGGTGAACAACGCCGGGGTGCTGATCCGCGAGGGCATCGACAGCCCGCGCGCCGCCGCCAACCTGCGGCGCACCTTCGACGTCAACCTGTTCGGCCTCTACAACACGGTCGAGGCCTGGCTGCCCGCGCTGCGCGCCACCCGCGGCTCGATCATCAACATCGCCTCGGGCGCGGCCTTCATCGCGCAGGGCGGCTGCCATGGCTACTCGGCCTCGAAGGGCGCGGTCAAGATGGCCACCCAGACGCTGGCGCTGGACCTCGCGCCCGACGGCATCCGCGTCAACGCGCTCGCGCCCGGCGTGATCCACACGCCGATGACCGAGGCCACGCGCGGCGACCCGGCGCGCCTGCAGCGTTTCATGCAGCGCATTCCCGCGGGCCGGCTGGGCCAGCCGCACGAACTCGCCGGCCCGGCCGTCTTTCTCGCGTCCGGCCTCGCCTCCTTCGTCACCGGCGTCACCTTGCCGGTCGACGGCGGAACGCTGGCGGTCTGAACGGCGCCGGCCTCAGGCCGCCGGCAGGCTCGCGAGCAAGGCGTACCAGGGGTCGTCCGGCTTGCGGGCGCCGATCGGCTGGCGCACGCCGAAGCGCTCGGCCTCGCTGCCGGGCTCGGCGGCCAGCGGCTGCATCCAGTCGTAGACCACGACGCGCGCCGCGACGCGCCATTCGCCGCCGCGCCGCTCGAAGCGGTCGACGTAGCGGCCGCACAGCAGGACAGCGGCCGTGCGGTCGGCCTGCAGCGCATGGAAATAGCTCTCGACCGCGGCCACCTCGCCGCGCAGCTCGATCGCGATGTTGCCCACCATGTGCACGTTGCGCCCGCCCTCCGCGAGCTTCGCCACGGCCCAGTCGATGAAGCCGGTGGCCGTGCCCTGGAACGGGCCGTGCCGGTCGGTCGCGTCGGGCCAGTAGGCCGAGCGCAATGCCGCCTCGTCGCTGCGGTCGATGCCGCGGCAGTAGCGATAGAGGCCCTCGCGGATCGCCTCGCGATCGGCGAGCTCGGCCAGCCGGCGCTCGAGCGCCGCGATGCGATCGGTGTCAGTGGCCATGGCTGCTCCGCCCGGTTTCGGCTTCATCCGCCGCGCGCAGCGTGATCACCGCGTCGAGGCAGGCGGCGCCCTCCTGCCGCACCACGAAGGGGTTGATCTCCACGCTCTCGATCAGCTCGGCATGCGCGGCGGCGAATTCCGACAGGCGGCACAGCGCCGCGACGAGTGCGGCTTCGTCGCAGGGAGGCGCGCCGCGCCAGCCGCGCAGCAGCTGCGTCGAGCGCACGTGGTCCAGCAGACCGCGCGCGCGCTCGGTCGACAGGGGCGCCGATGCGAAAGCCACGTCCTTGAACAGCTCGACCGCGGTGCCGCCGCTGCCGTACATCACCATCGGCCCGAAGGTCGGATCGCGGTGCACGCCGAGGATCACCTCGACGCCGCCGCGCAGCATCGGCGCGATCAGCACGCCTTCGAGCCGCGCCAGCGGCCGCGCCCGGCGCGCGCGCGCGATCAGTTCCTCGTGCGCGGCGCGCACGGCCTCGGCGTCCTGCAGGTCCAGGATGACGCCGCCGACCTCGGTCTTGTGCGTGATGTCGGGCGAGACGATCTTGGCCACCACCGGGAAACCCATGCGCTGCGCGGCCTCGGCCGATTCTGCGGCCCACGTGCAGAGCTGCTCGGGCAGCACCGGCAGCCCGGCCGCGGCGAGCACGCGCTTGGCGCCGTCCTCGGTGTCGATGCCCGCCAGATCGAGCGTGGCACCCGCCGCGGCCGGCGCTTGCGGCGGCAGTGCCAGCATCTCGCGCCGCTGCGCCAGCGCAGCCAGCGCCGCGACCGCGCGCACCGCGCGGCTCGGGTCCTCGAACACCACGATGCCTTCGGCTTCGAGCGCCCGGTTGACCTCGGGCGTGGAGAGCATCACGAGCACCAGCGTGCGGCCCGGATGCTTCTGCGCCACCGCGACCAGCTCGGCCTGCGTCGCAGCGAAGCGCGCCGGCGAGAGGCCGACGTGCGCGAGGTACGCGAAGACCGTGCCCCACGACGTATGGTCGAGCATCGTGGCCACCGAGCGCGAGACGCCCTGCGGCACCGAGGTGACCTGCGCCGTCATGTCGAGCGGGTTGCTCGCGACCGCGAACGGCAGCAGCGCGAGCGCCGCCTCGCGGCCGGGGCCCGGCAGTGCCGGCAGCGCGAGGCCGCGATCCCCGGCCTCGTCGGCCATCAGGACGCCGATGCCGCCGGAGCCGGTGACGATGCCGATGTCGGCATTGACCGGCAGCGCCGGGCGCACCGAGAACGCGTAGGCGATGTCGAGCATCTCCTCGATCGATTGCGGCCGCCAGGCGCCGCACTCGGCGAACACCGTGTCGTAGACCACGTCGTTGCCGGCCAGCGAGCCGGTGTGGGTCGAAGCCGCGGCGGCGCCGGCCTCGGTGCGGCCGACCTTCATGATCAGCACGGGCTTGCCGGCCCGGGCCGCCTTGCGAAGCGCGCGGCGCAGGCGCTCGCCGTCCTGGCAGGACTCCAGCGCGGCACAGATGATCCGCGTGTCGGGGTCGTCCGCGAGGTAGTCGATGCACTCGGCGACGTCGACGTCGGCCTCGTTGCCGGTGGCGACGATCTTGCTGAAGCCGAGGCCGCGCAGCGAGGCCATGCCGTAGGTCGCCGAGCCGAAGGCGCCGCTCTGGGTCGCGAGCGCGATCGGGCCGGGCTGCGGCTTCAGGCCATTGAGCGCGGTCGAGAAGGTCGAGAAGAAGCGCGTCGGCACATTCAGCAGGCCGAGCGAATTGGGCCCGAGCAGGCGCACGCCGGCCTCGCGGCACATCGCGGCGATGCGCGCCTGCAGCGCCCGCCCCTTGGCATCGATCTCGGCGAAGCCCGCGGTCATGATCTGGATCGCGCGCACGCCCTTGGCGATGCTGTCCTGCACCGCCGCTTCGACGCCTTGCACCGGCACGCAGATCACGGCCTGGTCCACCGGGTGCGGGATCTCGCTCACGCTCCTGAACGACGGCAGGCCCTGGATGGCGTCGCCGCTCTTGTTGACCGGATAGATCGGCGCTTCGAAGCCGCCTTCCCGCATGAAGCGCAGCGGCCTGCCGCCGATGCGCTCGGGGTCGGACGAGGCGCCCACCAGGGCGACCGAGGCCGGATGGAACAGCGGATGCAGGGAATGCATGGTGCGTCGCCCTCAGTGCAGGTCGGTGGACACGAGGCGGTCCAGTTGCGCGAAGCGGTCGCCCCATTGCAGGCTGCACGACAGCGCATGCATCGCCAGCCGCGCCGCCGGCAGCTCGCGCGACATGCCGATTCCGCCATGCAGCTGGATGCACGCTTCGGCGGCCTGGCGCGCCGTGACCGACAGGTAGAGCTTGACCAGCGCGATCTCGCGCGCGCCGTCGTCGCCCTGGGCCAGCACGCGCTGGCGCACCATGCCGCGAACATTCTCGTAGGCCACGTACATGTCGA
This region includes:
- a CDS encoding nuclear transport factor 2 family protein, with product MATDTDRIAALERRLAELADREAIREGLYRYCRGIDRSDEAALRSAYWPDATDRHGPFQGTATGFIDWAVAKLAEGGRNVHMVGNIAIELRGEVAAVESYFHALQADRTAAVLLCGRYVDRFERRGGEWRVAARVVVYDWMQPLAAEPGSEAERFGVRQPIGARKPDDPWYALLASLPAA
- a CDS encoding SDR family NAD(P)-dependent oxidoreductase, with the translated sequence MTAPAPLFLPERLPETPGLLAGRLALVTGAASGIGRAIAVAFARAGARVVVTDLDAGDCAATLAEVRAAGVAGWAHALDVSDAEACSALAATVAEQAGAVDTLVNNAGVLIREGIDSPRAAANLRRTFDVNLFGLYNTVEAWLPALRATRGSIINIASGAAFIAQGGCHGYSASKGAVKMATQTLALDLAPDGIRVNALAPGVIHTPMTEATRGDPARLQRFMQRIPAGRLGQPHELAGPAVFLASGLASFVTGVTLPVDGGTLAV
- a CDS encoding acetate--CoA ligase family protein, which encodes MHSLHPLFHPASVALVGASSDPERIGGRPLRFMREGGFEAPIYPVNKSGDAIQGLPSFRSVSEIPHPVDQAVICVPVQGVEAAVQDSIAKGVRAIQIMTAGFAEIDAKGRALQARIAAMCREAGVRLLGPNSLGLLNVPTRFFSTFSTALNGLKPQPGPIALATQSGAFGSATYGMASLRGLGFSKIVATGNEADVDVAECIDYLADDPDTRIICAALESCQDGERLRRALRKAARAGKPVLIMKVGRTEAGAAAASTHTGSLAGNDVVYDTVFAECGAWRPQSIEEMLDIAYAFSVRPALPVNADIGIVTGSGGIGVLMADEAGDRGLALPALPGPGREAALALLPFAVASNPLDMTAQVTSVPQGVSRSVATMLDHTSWGTVFAYLAHVGLSPARFAATQAELVAVAQKHPGRTLVLVMLSTPEVNRALEAEGIVVFEDPSRAVRAVAALAALAQRREMLALPPQAPAAAGATLDLAGIDTEDGAKRVLAAAGLPVLPEQLCTWAAESAEAAQRMGFPVVAKIVSPDITHKTEVGGVILDLQDAEAVRAAHEELIARARRARPLARLEGVLIAPMLRGGVEVILGVHRDPTFGPMVMYGSGGTAVELFKDVAFASAPLSTERARGLLDHVRSTQLLRGWRGAPPCDEAALVAALCRLSEFAAAHAELIESVEINPFVVRQEGAACLDAVITLRAADEAETGRSSHGH